GTGATGCATGACTATATCATACATCGACTCTTCTTCGCCACTTTTAGATGATTGTATAATAGCCTGTAAACCTTGTAGCAGTTGAACCATAGCCTTAAACACCTCATCAAATTTTTTTATTATCTGATTGATGCAACATAAACGTTACATCCATTTACGCCTTTTAGAACCGCTACTATTGTTGTCATTACCCTGCTGTGATTTCTTTAACAGACGATCCAGCTCGGATAAGCTTTTCATTAAATTATAAAAACCTGCTCCCATTCCAATAATAGTTCCAATAACTACAAAAACTGGACTGCTATTGAAATGTTTATCAAGTAAAAACCCACCATAAAGAAAAACAAGAATCGTAATTGCTAACTGA
This DNA window, taken from Spirochaetota bacterium, encodes the following:
- a CDS encoding AtpZ/AtpI family protein, which produces MKRDITRIILAYSTIGIQLAITILVFLYGGFLLDKHFNSSPVFVVIGTIIGMGAGFYNLMKSLSELDRLLKKSQQGNDNNSSGSKRRKWM